AAATAAAATACAAGAAATAAAGCTATCTAGGTATGTATTTTCTTCGTTATAACGTTTAATTATGTATTAGTTAGTATTTGAGTTTAAATTCAAGCTAGCTAGAATAACATTAAATTAACGACGTAGCTGGACAATTCCATGGTAACGTTAACGGACTTAGATTTTTAACTTAAAAAATTACTAATAAAAACCATTGGTTTCAAAGtttttaacaaaccatacaactttATGCACGaagactacttttaacaatttcctccgaacatttgacaaaaacacatttacaagaagaactgtgcagatacaAAGTTTGGTTACATAATCAAACTGGCAGAGATTGGCAACATAATTACGGTACATTTTTTCCTGTaaatatttttattattattatttattcagGGCTGCTAACTTTTGAAGAAAGCTTGTGTTGAGATTTGCTATATGAATTGAATTGCCCATGGCACAACCCCTAGATTGGGAGTCTGGGGGTTCTCCCCCaggaaaattgtatttttttaaagctaatttcctgcaattatatTTATTTTGACATGACTTAGGCCTATGACCAGGGTGGCTAATAAAAACCACAGGTCAGGTGTATTCAGGATGCTTTGAACATTTGACAACTTTGTTACTTTGAGATTTttgggggatgaaattgaaagtctaatttaaaaataataattttgaagTGGTTTGACACTATTGATGGAGAGACTGGCAAATGGGAGAAACAGTGGGAAGCTTGGAAGCAGGGATTGATTCCTGTTGTGGAAAGTTGTATGGGGCACATGCTGGGGAGTTTTACCACTACTCAAAGGCTCTGCTCAGGAAATACTAATATTAATGCTTGATGGCAGTGGGTAACCAAATCATATATTTCAGTTTCCTTCTCCATATATTGTTTTCAAGGTAAGGACACAAACATTTTGTAATCTGGGTAAACCCTGCATGCAATTCAGGAGTGTTGGCCACCCTTGATCTATGTTTCCCAAGTGCTGAGTGTTTGAAAATGTTCTTGTTCTAACAATTAATTTCTCAATCACCCAACCTTCAAGGATAATCTAATGAATATTCAGGTAGTTTTTTAAAAtcgtattttttaaattttttattataaaaaaataaatacaatttttacccccttttctccccaattttgtggtatccaattgttgttagtaattactatcttgtctcatcgctacaactcccgtacgggctcgggagagacgaaggtcgaaagccatgcgtcctccgaaacacaacccaaccaagccgcactgctcctTAACCCAGCGCGcctccaacctggaagccagccgcaccaatgtgtcggaggaaacaccgtgcacctggcgaccttggttagcgcgcactgcgcccggcccgccacaggagtcactggtgcgcaatgagacaaggatatccctaccggccaaaccctccctaacccagatgacgctaggccaattgtgcgtcgccccacggacctcccggtcgcggccggctgcgacagagcctgggcgtgaacccagagtctctggtggcacagctagtgcTGCGATGCAGTGATATTCAGGTAGTTTATGCAAACTAGTTGAAGATCCTTGCCATCATCTTACTCTACATAGACAAAATATGATGTGAATCCCCCTACCATCTCTGCCTAGCATGTGCACAAATACTAAAATGttaaaaaattatattttaggCCTGGAGCATTCAAAAATGTCCATAAAGGGCTGCAAAAATACATAGCCTGATATAATTAATTTTCAAAGACAATTAGGCATATCAGATTTCAAATATGTGATTACACTGGAAAAATAATGAAGAAGTGGAATGATAAAACCCGTGTGTGGAATAACAGTAGTGTTTTGCTAACAAGCACACTAATTACCCTATATTTTAGCCCATTGTTAAGCAGAAGAATTGTACCACTGATCAGACTAAATAGATAATAAAAACTAATGAAAACAAGATTACATAAATCTGCCCTTAACACCTAACCaaattatttttctatttattgTCCCCCTTCTAGAATCAAATTTACACTTTTGGGTTCACAATCTGTTTGACTAAATTATTTTCATAGTTCAGATCCCTCTACCAAACTTCCCTGCTaaaacatactgtaggtctgtctgctgCCTTTTCGTTGTCACAGCCTAAAAGAAAATGCAAGTGTGGATTAAATCGATTTTAGTACATGCTGTCAAAAGGCTGCATTCTGCAATATGGACGGGAGTAACAGCAACCTAATTGTGTTGACAACATAAAACAGCGCTACTGTGCTGCTCTATTTccagttttataaagtcacccgatactgttctctctctctctccattcagcgCCACTCTACTAATGTTGAGGGACGTTTCTTTAAAACGCGCACCCAATCCCCCTGATCCCTTACATAGACCAATCATATGCTTCATTGTGCAACGGTTAACAGTGCTGTGGTAAACCAGGACAATGGTAACACCGCTCACAATGTTAAATTGCAGGCGCAGATGCTACGATTTCAAAGCGATTTGGAGCACAGTTGAAACGTATTCAATGGACTAATTAAGAAAATAAATGCAGTACTTTTCAATGCGTGAGATATGAGGTGTGGCGTGATGTGGGAGAGTTGGCTGCTCTGTTTACTGTGCAAATTGTTcaatgtagtcattgtgcatATGGTTTGGTAAACTTTTTGAAATCAATTATGTTTGTTTGGCATTAAAAAAAAATCGGAGTTTCAGTGTAATTCCCTTACTATGGAATTGCCCGGCTACAGCACGGATAGCTACAGTCAAGAATCATTGGTAACGTCAGCTACATCAATCTATGTCATTTCCACCATCAACACAATAACTTTGACTTGTTTTTAGATCTGTCTCAGATCTCAGAATCCTGCCTCAATATGAACATATTTCACCACAGCATCAGATTTCATGCTCTCTTCAAGTTCTCCCAAATGTAAGCAGACCTAAATCAGGTTTCCAATGCAAATAATACTGCTCTGTTTGTAAGTTACTGACATGGTTAACTCAATGTTGTTTCCCCCAGTTCCCACTCTACCCAGTTACACCTGAAGAATGTCTACTCCAGCTTGGCAGTGTGCATGTTCGTGGCTGCAGCAGGCTCCTATGTCCATGTTGTCACACGGCTCTTTCAGGTAAACAGTAAGCACACCACCCCATAataatagacaaacattggctaaCAGAGAGTAACTAACAGATAGATGTTAGTCAATGGTGAAGCGATATCTAATCAAAAATACTACTGGCTTTATCATATTCCTTTAGGGTGGTTTGCTGTCACTTCTGTGTTCCCTGGGCATGATGGTTTGGTTGTCCATGACGCCACACAACTCGGAGACAGAGAAGAATAGACTGGCTATCCTTGCAGGGTTTGCTTTCTTCACAGGTAAACTCAGGGCTCTAGACAGCAATCTTTGACTATTCTTGACTGTAATATCTCAGTATAATTAGAACAAAAACTCAATATTGATTGAAGAACACTATGGCCAATATGCCTAGTCAGTCAAATTGACTTTTTCTTTCTCACCAGGTGTTGGTCTTGGACCGGCAATGGATTTAGTCATTACCATTAACCCAAGGTGCTATTGAATATTGTTGGAAATCATTTCttaagtctgtttgtttttcaatTGAAGAGTCAAGAGAACGTGTCTTTGCCTATCTGGTCTCTCTAGCGTCATTGTGACAGCCTTCCTCGGAACCTCCATCATCTTCATCTGCTTCACTCTCAGTGCTCTGTACGCCAAGCGTAGGAGCTACCTCTACCTGGGAGGTACAAAGATGTTCTACACTATTCAGTAGCCTAGTTAACTCACTTAACGTAAACCCTTTTGCTCTTCAGGAGCATAAGTCATTCACCTATTTCACAGAATTTATGTCAATTTAGTCAAGATATATACAGttcattcgggaaagtattcagacacctttttccacattttgttacgttagtgttattctaaaattgattgaattttttccctcagtaatctacacacaataatgacaaaagaaaacaggtttttagaaatgttgaaaaaaacaaacaaaaaacagaaataccttatttacataactattcagaccctttgctatgagactcaaaattgagctctggttcatcctgtttccattgatcatccttgatgtttctacaacttgattggagtccacctgtggtaaattaaattgattggacatgatttggaaaggcacacacacctgtctaaggtccagttgacagtgcttgtcagagaaaaaaaacaagccatgaggtcgaaggaattgtccgtagagctccgagacaggataatgtcaaagcacagatctggggaagggtaccaaaaaatgtctgcagcattgaaggtccccaagaacacagtggcctccatcattcttaaatggaagaagtttggaaccaccaagactcttcctagagctagccgccccgccaaactgagcaattgggggagaaggaacttggtcagggaggtaaccaagaacctgatggtcactctgacagagcttcagagttcctctgtggagatgggagaaccttccagaaggacaaccatctctgcagcactccagcaatcaggccttaatggtagagtggccagacggaagccactcctcagtgaaaggtacatgacatcccacttggagtttgccaaaaggcacctaaaggactctcagaccatgatacacaagattctcaggtctgacgaaaccaagattgaactctttggcctgaatgccaagtgtcacgtctgaaggaaacctagcaccatccttATGGTATAAgtatggtggtgacagcatcatgctgtggggatgtttttcagcggcacggactgggagactagtcaggattaaggtaaagataaacggagcaaagtgcagagaggtccttgatgaaaacctgctccagagcactcaggatgtcagactggggcaaaggtttaccttccaacaggacaacgaccctaagcacacagccaaaataaggcaggaatggcttcgggacaagtctctgaatgtgcttgagtggcccagccagagcccggacttgaacctgatcgaaaatctctggagagacctgaaaatagctatgctgCGAGGCTCCCCATCCAACGTGATAGAGCTTGAGGAgaaatgggataaactccccaaatacaggggtTCTAAGCTTGTCgtatcataccaaagaagacttgaggctgtaattggtGCCAAAGGTGCtgcaacaaagtattgagtaaagggtcttaatacttatgtaaatgtgatatttaagtttttaaaataaatttgctaaaatgtttaaacctgtttttgctttgaaattatggggtattttgtgtcgtttgaggggggaaaaaacaatttaatcaattttagaataaggctgtaacgtaacaaaatgtgtaaacattcaaggggtctgaatactttcagaatgcactgtacatacactgtatatacatatttttttacaatgtgatttactactttgatttgatgtgttcTTTGTTGTCTTCTCAGGGACTCTGATGTCTGGATTGTCCATCTTGTTCCTTGTGTCTGTGTTGAACATGTTCTTTGGATCAGCAATACTCTTCAAGGTAGCCTAAATATTTATAGATCTATCTCTCTCGGGACTTGGATGTGAAGTGATTCCACTCATACATTGGAAGTGTGTAGTATAATTGTGAGGTCTCAGCAAGGTGACCCAGGTGTAACATAGCTCTTCTCTTCACTAACAGGCTCACATGTACATGGGGCTGGTCATTATGTGTGGCTTTGTTCTGTTCGACACTCAGCTCATCATTGAGAAAGCCGAGAACGGAGACAAGGACTACGTCTGGTGAGTCTTTTCAACATTTCACCAAATAATCAGTCGTAGTAAAGCTTTTTACTTTGCTGATGTATTAGAATGGGAAAATAATATATAAAGTAATTGCAATGAAGTAAATGTTTTTCTGTCTTTTGAAAGGCATTGCGTGGACCTGTTCCTCGACTTTGTGGCCATTTTCAGAAAACTCATGATTCTTCTTGCCATGAATGAGAAGgtcatttttgtatttaatttttttttacagacaaaATATGAATCTATCATATAATTTACTTTTCCCTCATGTAAGCACATTTCACAATATGCAAATTGTGATATTTTGTATTTTCAGGACAAGAAGAAAGAAAAGAAGTAGATGGAAGAAATCCAATTGAAGTTTCAAATAAAAAATGATCTGTGAGAAGGAACAGAACCAGCAACAAAGCCTCTGGTCTGCAATGCTATTGGTGCTTTTACTATTTGTCGTTCTTTGTTAACTTATGGTATATTGTTTATTTGCTTTGTTTTGAGCTTGCAAAAGGAGGTTACGATAAAATACTGTATTTTAAGCTACTGCTGCAGTGATGATGCTTGTCCTGTAGGGAGAGTGGTTGTTCTATGAAGGCCTACGTTCGTTCGCAGAACTGTGAATTCTTTTTGCCAAGATTTTTCAGCGGACTGTTTTGAGCTTTTGGAGATGAATCATTTTGGTTCGTTGTCAGTGCTATTCCCTGCAttcgtttttgttttgtttaatttatAGAAAGTTATGTGACTGACATGACCTGTGATAGTCTTGAGCACCACTCCTTAAGACCTATCTCTATTATTGTCTCTTGCTCCACGTATGTATGCTACCTTGAAGAATAACCTTATAAACAATCTCTTGGTACCGTTTTGGTAATTCAGATGACCTTTTCATGAAGATTTAGTGCACTTTATGGTCAGACTGGTGAGCTTTTGCGGCACAAAAAGGACTGGTCAAGGCTGTAGAATAGATGAACCAACTGCCGATGCATTCTCTCGCAAGATTTGTGCCAAATTGTATTTTCTTTCACGTTTTGATCATCTGTATACTGTGAAAAACACATTTCATAAGTGTAATTATGATAATCTAATTTGATACATTTAAAAATGCTTAACTAAATGCCTGTTTTTCATTGCAGTACATGCACGCAAACATGCTGATACACATTTCAATTGCAAGGTATATGGTGCAATTTTCTTGTATTTATTTGTGCTTCGGTGAGAACACAAGAAATAatcataaaaacatttttaaaagtatgTTGACATCTTGGCTGTTCAAGATTGACATCCAGCGTTAAAACAAGAATCTATTTTAGCCAGGTGACTGCATTTACACAATATTACAAAAAAATGGACAATTACCCAAATGATGTGGAGTTGATTTAACatgaaaataaataatacaaatacataTTAATTGGACAATAATGTAGCCACATCTCTTTTTCACAATATTATTGCTGGCATCTATTACCTTCAAAGAATGGTGAGCTAAACTAAAAACATATTCTGACAAGCTTTCTTGGCAGTTACAGAGACATAATCTGAACGACACCATCAACAAATAATTTTATACTTCAAAATTGTAATGTATTTATTCAATAGCGAAAAATCACAAACATTAACATTCATTTTTTTTAAGAGCTCAAGATAACGGAATCAGTACATTGTCTGAACTGATAAAGAAAAGAGAAGGACATATTGGTAAGTACTTGCATGGTCAGGGTGTTCAGCGCTCTAGTCTATAATAAATATAGTAAGATCTTTTGGTGAGGGTCAGCGTAAGATTGAACAAGGCATATTCAATTTCAACAAAGACTGAGAATGTTTGATATTGTCATCTTGTCCGGATATTTCATAATCCTAAAATGATTTAAGTAACTATTTTGGTTAGCGGAGTGTGTTCTTTCCAATTACCTCCCGTCATAAAACAGTGATATTCTGAATAGTCTATATCCTTTGGGTTGTAGTTATCCTGAGGAGAGGTTTTTCTTTCCAGTTAACCTTGCAACATAGCTGGTGAGAAAGCATACATTTAAGTCCTAAGGGGACCATCTTATCACAGTCCTTATCCATATTCTTCTAAAGGTGGTCAGTGCCACTTGTACCATTTTCACAatactgagccaaaccaagctggGTCGAACCAAGTTGTATCCGGCTGGCTTGGTTACGCATCCACCATAGAAGCTGAAACCATTctggaaaggacaatgtgaaaag
This window of the Oncorhynchus clarkii lewisi isolate Uvic-CL-2024 chromosome 16, UVic_Ocla_1.0, whole genome shotgun sequence genome carries:
- the LOC139368455 gene encoding probable Bax inhibitor 1, which codes for MNIFHHSIRFHALFKFSQISHSTQLHLKNVYSSLAVCMFVAAAGSYVHVVTRLFQGGLLSLLCSLGMMVWLSMTPHNSETEKNRLAILAGFAFFTGVGLGPAMDLVITINPSVIVTAFLGTSIIFICFTLSALYAKRRSYLYLGGTLMSGLSILFLVSVLNMFFGSAILFKAHMYMGLVIMCGFVLFDTQLIIEKAENGDKDYVWHCVDLFLDFVAIFRKLMILLAMNEKDKKKEKK